In Clostridium omnivorum, the DNA window GCTTTCTATTATCTTTTCTAAATTTAATTTCTCCGCAATTAGTAATCTGCTCCCATGGAACGTCCTTTATCTCTTTGTATCCATCATTCTCCATAAAATTCCCTCCTGAATCCTTCTTTATATTGGATTGTAAAGCTAACTTAATTCAAAACACTTCATAGGTGGTCAATAACTGTAAAGCGCTAAGTCTTTCACTACAATATCATTATAATAAAGGATTTTTACATAACTGTGAACAAACTGTTATATATTAATTACATTTGATCATTTAACTCTTTTCAAAGTGAAGGTAAAAATAACCCCTTCTCCTTCTCTATTTTCAACCCATATATCTTCCCCTAGCTGAGTCAAAATATTTCTAGCAATTGGTAGTCCTAGTCCCGTACTCATTTTTGCAGTTCTAGACTTATCCGCTTTATAAAATCTATCCCAAATATGCGATATATCTTCCTTAGAGATTAAAGGTCCATCATTAAAGACAGTTACTAATACCTTATCTCCCTTAGTCTTTGTACATATTTTGATATTTCCGCCTTCGCTTACATACTTAATTGCATTATCAACTAAGTTTGTAAGTACCTGAACAAGTCTATCCCTATCTCCAGCAATATATAAATTATCTTCAGCAAAACACACATCAACTTTTAAGCCCTTGGCCTTAATTTTTGTTTCAAACTTTATAACTGTTATCCTTATAAGTTCATTAATATCCAATTCCTCTATTCTTAATCTAAACTGACCTGCTTCTATTGCTGAAAGATCTAGCAAATCGTTTACAAGCCTAGTTAGTCTCTGAATTTCCTCATAAGCTATAGATAAATAATAATTTTCCTTTTCTTTAGGTATAACTCCATCTAATATTCCTCCAATAAAGCCTTTAATTGATGTAATAGGCGAACGTATTTCATGTGATACATTAGAAATAAATTCTCTTCTATGATTCTCCACTTTTTCAATATTATCTGCCATTGAATTAAAAGATTCAGCAAGCTCTCCTATTTCATCATTCGAAATAATTTCTACCCTTTTTTCTACCTCACCTTTTGAAATCTTCTTAGCTACTGAATTTATTTTAGCTAAAGGAGCAAGAATGATTTTCTCAGAAAAGTGATAAATGATGATTGATGATACAATTATAGCTAAAAGAGCGGAAAACCATATAATCCTATATACATTTTTTAGTGGCTCCTTTAATTGACTTAGCGGAGTTATCATTATTACCGAGCCAATAAAGCTTCTATCTTCTATTACTGGCATTATATAAATATGAGATGGTGTGGATAGTATATTCTCGTAAGTCCCTTTAATCTCCACTGATTGTTTTAATCTAAGCGTATCAAGATCACGTTGAAAAACTTGTTTTCCAATGAGCTGCTGATGATTTTTATTGGATACCTGATTAATGAACCCATTATTGTCCGTAATCCATATGTCAGCATTGGAGCTAGTACTTAATATATATAATATTTTTTCCCAATCTCTTTCAGTTACGTTATTATCTTGAGTCACAAATTTGTCTACTGCATAAGGCTTAATAAGCTCAGCATTAGATTCAAGCTGGTTCTTTCTTTGTTGAAAATAATAATTCTGAAACCAAAGGGAAAGAACGGTAGCTATTATAAAAAAGCTTAATGCTACAATTATGGTATAAGCAGCTACCATCTTAGAAAAAATTCCTTTTTTCATTTACTTCACCTCAAACTTATAACCAACGCCCCACACAGTTTCTATCTGCCAATTTATTCCTCCAGGCAGCTTTTCTCTTAACCTTTTAACATGAACATCCACAGTTCTTGAATCTCCTGGGTAATCATATCCCCAAACTTCACATAAAAGTTGTTCTCTAGTGAACACTCTATTTTTATTATTTGCCAGATAATGAAGTAATTCAAATTCCTTAGGCGGCATTTTAATTTCTTGTCCATTGTATATTACGTTATAAGAATTTACATCAATAACCAAATCCTCAAAGCTTAATACTTCTTTATTAATAGAATCTACATTATATCTTCTAAGTACTGCCTTTGCCCTCGCCAAAAGTTCCTTTGGTTCAAAAGGCTTTACTATATAGTCATCTGCGCCAAGTTCAAGTCCAAGCACTTTATCAAAGGTTTCACCTTTTGCTGTAAGCATTATAACTGGAGTTTCATGTTCTCTTCTAATCCACTTAAGAACATCTATCCCATCTATATGAGGAAGCATTATATCCAGTATTACCAAATCAGGCTTATATTCTAAAAACATCTCCTGGGCAGCTCTGCCGTCATAACATACTCTTGTGGAGTATCCGGCACTGTCCATGTACATTTTTATAACCTCACATATATTTTCATCATCATCTACAATAAGAACCTTTCCAATTGAGCCTTCCATAAATAATCCTCCTATTGTTTCTTTTAATATAGAGTAATTATAATTTAACACACTTTTGTATACTTAATAATAGTATACTTAAAAAAGTTACAAATAATTTACTAATAAAAAAACATATCACCACATTAAACTATGTAGTGATATGCTTATATAGCTTATATTCTATTCTTCAAATAATTTGCTTACAGAAACATCCTCGTATATTCTTCTTATAGCTTCTGCAAATACTGGAGCCACTGATAGAATATTTATCTTTTCAAGATTCTTTTCTTCTGGAAGCTTAATTGTATTTAATACAGTAAGTTCTTTAATAGCACAATTTTCTAGTTTATCTATTGCAGGTCCTGAAAGTACAGAGTGGGTACAACAAGCATAAACTTCTTTGGCCCCCATATCTCTCAATACATTAGCTGCATTTGCAATTGTTCCTGCAGTATCTATCATATCGTCAACCAATATAACTGTTTTGTTTTGAACATCACCAATTACATTCATGATTTCTGATACATTTGCCTTTGGTCTTCTCTTGTCAATAATAGCTATTGGCGCATGAAGTTTATCAGCAAATTTTCTAGCTCTAGTAACACTTCCAAGATCAGGTGAAACAACCACTACATCATCTCTGTCTTTAAAGCCTTTTTCTATATAATACTTTGCAAGAATTGGAGCTCCTAATAAATGGTCAAGTGGTATATCAAAATACCCTTGAATTTGTGCAGCATGCAAGTCCATTGTTAAAACCCTGTCTGCACCTGCAGCAGTTATAAGGTCAGCTACAAGCTTAGCTGTAATTGGATCTCTAGCCTTTGCCTTTCTATCTTGTCTAGCATAACCATAGTAAGGTATAACAGCTGTAATTCTTCCTGCTGAAGCCCTCTTAAATGCATCAATCATTATTAAAAGTTCCATTAGATTGTCATTTACTGGAGCATTAGTAGATTGCACTACAAATACATCTGTTCCTCTTACAGTTTCATTGATATTAACAGATATTTCTCCGTCACTAAATGTTGCAACATTTGAGTTTCCTAGTGGTACACCTAACATATCAGCTATTTGCTGAGCTAACTCTGGATGTGAATTCCCTGTGAAAATCTTGATACTTTTGCCATGGGTTATCATCGGTTGACCTCCTTTTTTTCGATAAGACCGTAATTTACATTATCGCGCCTCATAATCGTACATGTTTTTTATTTTTAAAATTTCTATTTCTTAAGTCCCTTTTTCTCTACCCAACCCTCAATGTTGGTTTGTCTTTCTCTTGCTATCGCAAGCGCTCCTTCCGGAACCTCTTCTGTTATTGTTGATCCTGCTGCTGTATATGCATTATCATTAACTTTTACAGGTGATACCAAGTTAGTATTGCAGCCAATAAAAACATTATCTCCTATAATAGTCTTATGCTTTTTCTTACCATCATAATTTACTACTACAGTTCCGCAGCCAAAATTGCAAGCACTGCCTACTTCTGCATCTCCTATATATGTTAAATGTGATACCTTTGTATTATCACCAATACTTGATTTTTTTATCTCAACAAAGTCCCCTATTCTTGCATTCTTACCAATAGTACTCTCTGGTCTTATGTATGCATAAGGCCCTACGGTAGTATTCTCACCAATATGACTTTCTAAAATCACTGAACTTTGAATATGAACACCACTTTCAATAGTACTATCTGTAATTCTTGAATTAGGATATAACATACAATTTTCTTTAATTACTGTTTTACCTTCTATAACATTACCAGGATATATTATAGTATCCTGTCCAATTTCTACATCACTACCTATATAAGTAGTATCTGGATCTATTATTGTAACTCCATTTTCCATATGCTTTTTATTAATTCTTTGTCTAAGAATCTTTTCAACTGCTGCAAGCTCTACTCTTGAATTGACCCCAATAGTTTCCTCAAACTCAGTAACCATTGCTCCTACCTTTGCACCTTCACTCTTTAAGATCCCTATTACATCAGTCAGGTAGTATTCTCCTTGAGCATTATTATTAGTCAGCTTGCTAAGTGAGAGTAAAAGGCTTTCTATATCGAAGCAATACATTCCTGCATTAATTTCCTTTACTGCAGCTTCCTCAGAATTACAATCCTTTGCCTCAACAATTTTTTCTACTTCATTATTTTCATTTCTTATTACTCTTCCATAAGCTCCTGGATTTTCAATAACAGAAGTGAGTATTGTAGCTTTGAAAGAACCTTCTTCATGAAACTTCAAAAGATTTTTTACAGTTTCTTCTTTAATAAGAGGTGCATCCCCTGTAAAAATAGCTACTATACCTTTTTTGCCTTTTAGAAAGTCACTAGCACACATAACAGCATGTCCTGTGCCCAATTGTTTATCTTGAAGTGAGTAGGATACATTTTTAATTTCAGTAGCAGCTTTAACCTTTTCTGCTCCTCGTCCCACTATCACATTGACTTCTTCCATTTCAGCTTTTCTCATTATGTCTATGACGTGGTTTACCATTTCCTTACCACAGACCTTATGCAGCACCTTAGGAGTTTCAGATTTCATTCTCTTTCCTTCACCTGCTGCTAATATTGTAGCACATTTATACATTATACCCCTCCTGTTTACATATTTATAGAGAATATTTTATAAATATAACATATTTGTATTGTTCTAATTTATATATTAACACCACACACTGTAGTATTTTCAATATATTCCAACAAAACAATATAGTATAAACTATTTGATAATTTGTATAACATATTGTTACACAAAACACCCTCTATATTATATTTTATATATCGCCTTTTTTCAACCTTAGTAAACATTAAAAAATATTTTGAATAAACCTCCAAAAAAATAAAACCTTTTTTAGAGGTTTCTACAAAAAAATAAAAAGGAGCTTAAACTCCTCTTTATTATTCTTCCGCTACTGTGGCTTCATCATTTTTTACTTTTTCGTATTCATCCAAAATAGCACTTTGAATTCTTTCCCTGGTTTGGGTATTTATTGGGTGAGCTATGTCTTTGAATTCTCCGTCTGGAGTCTTCCTGCTTGGCATAGCGATAAAAAGTCCATTTTGTCCTTCAATAACCTTTATGTCATGAACAACAAATTCATTGTCAAAAGTTACTGAAACAATAGCCTTCATTTTACCCTCAGCAGCAACTTTTCTAATTCTAACATCAGTAATTTGCATAATATCCCACCTCCACGATGCTTATACAATATAATTCTGCATTTTTTATAATATTCCTTCTAATTTTTCAAAATATTTATTAATTTTTTGAATTTTTTATTTTTTGAAGGCATTTGACGGCTGAACTATTGCTGCTCCATTATCATCGAGTCCGCTATACTCTACTATAGATATATACTCCGGCACCAACTTTTCTGTAGTTTCAATATCTTCAATTAGTACACCTATACTAAGAAGTTCACTGTCAAACTCTTTTAAAAGATTAATAATGCCAAGTGCAGTACCACCAGCCTTCATAAAGTCATCTATAAAAACACATTTACTTCCTTTTTTAATTGACTTTCTTGAAAGTGACATGGTTTGAATTCGTTTTGTAGAACCAGTAACATAATTTAAACTTACTGTGGTTCCTTCAGTAACCTTATTATCCCTTCTTACTATAACAAGCTGCACACCAAGATTTTTTGCAACTTCAAAAGCAAGTGGAATTCCCTTTGTTTCAACAGTAACAACATAATCTACTTCTAAGTTATTAAATTTAGAAGCTAATATAACCCCTGCCTTTCTTATAATTTGGGGATTATACATTATGTCTGTCATATATATATAATTGCCTGGTATTATCCTATCCTTTTCCTTTAAAACATTACATAGTTCCATAGCAAAACTTTTGCTTTCGTCTTCTGAGATTCCACAAGTATATCTTACCCCACCTGATGCTCCAGCAACAGTATCCACTTTTCCAACAGAAAGCCTTGCTATAGTTTCTCTTACTATAATCAAATCTTCACTAATAGTTGACTTGGCTGCATTAAAAAGCTCTGTAAAAGTATTTAAAGTTATTACCTTGTTAGGATTCTCAAGTAATATTTTTGTAATAGCTGAAACCCTTTGATTTCTACTGAATTTATCCATTTTATCACCTATATTCTTATCGTTAACATTTTTTTACGAATTATACACAAAAAAATTCTTATATTATTCATATTTTATTCCATTTCCATATTATAATCAATAAAAATATTCCTTTAAATGTGTTGATTTTCTTTATTTTTGTATATAATGGTATAATGAAGTGTTTTTAAGGAGTTGGTTTCATTGTCATTTGATTTTATAAAAGATAAAAATACTAAGGTACATTTTATAGGCATAGGCGGAATAAGTATGAGCGGCCTTGCAGAAATACTATTAGAAAATGGTTACAAAGTTTCAGGTTCAGATAGGAAAGCATCAAATATAACTGATAAACTTTCAAGGCAGGGCGCTGAAATTTTCATAGGTCATGACGCTGATAATATCAAAGATACAAATTTAGTAGTTTATACTGCAGCTATATCAGAGGATAATCCTGAGCTCATTCGTGCTAAAGAATTATCTCTTCCGTTAATGGATAGAGCCGAGTTCCTTGGTGATATTATGAAAGGTCATAAGTATAATGTTGCGGTGTCAGGAACCCATGGCAAAACTACAACTACTTCTATGATCTCGCATATAATTATGAAAGCTAATCTAGATCCAACAATTTTAGTTGGAGGCGAACTAGATTTAATTGATGGTAATGTTCGTACTGGAAAAAGCGAATATTTTATTACTGAGGCCTGCGAATATAAGGCATCATTTTTAAAATTCTTTCCTTATATAGGGGTTATCTTAAACATTGAAGCAGATCATTTAGATTTTTACAGAGACATATATCATATAAAGGATACTTTTATAGAATTTACAAAGCTCATACCAAAAGATGGCTACTTGGTTGCTTCAGCTGAAGATAAGGTATTAAAAGAAGTAATCCCTCATGCTAATTGTAATGTAATAACTTATGGCATAGAAGAAGGCTTTATTAGAGCCAAGAACATAACCTATAACGATAGAGGATGTGCGAGCTTTGAAGCTTATAAAGGAGAAGAAAAGTTATTTGACGTTCATATGAATGTACCAGGAAGACATAATGTTCTCAACGCACTTGCCAGCGTATCAACAGCTTTATGCCTTAACATTGATGATAAATTTATATCAGAAGGCTTAGAGGGCTTCTATGGAACTCATAGACGTTTCGAAATTAAAGGTACAAGGAATGGTGTTACTGTAGTGGATGACTATGCACACCATCCAACTGAGATAAAGGCTTGCCTAGGAGCTGCAAAGAACTATCCTCACAAAAGGATTTTCTGTGTTCATCAACCTCATACTTACACAAGAACTATAACTTTATTTGATGATTTTGCAAATTCCTTCTTTGATGCAGATGAGATTATCTTAGCAGATATATATGCAGCAAGAGAAAAATTTAGCAGTAAGGTAAGTTCTGATATGCTTGGTGATGCCATACGTGATAAAGGACTTCCCTGTAAGAACTTCCACAGCTTTGAAGAAATTGTAGCCTATCTTGAAACTAGGCTAGAAGAAGGGGATATGTTAATAACTGTTGGAGCTGGAGATGTATATAAAATTGGTGAAATGTATTTAGCTAATAAATAATGTTATATTTTTTATTGTATAAATGAAGACCGCTATTTAAGCGGTCTTCATTTATATTCATCAATAATTAGCACACATACTGATGAAATATCTATGAAAATCTAAGTTATTAGTTAACTCTGGGTGAAAAGAGGTTACTAGAATATTATCTTCTCTAGCTGCCACGATATTGTCATTAACTTTATGAATAATATTTACCTCGTTTCCTGTGGACATAATATATGGAGCCCTAATGAAAACCAATGGAATTTCTTTATTGCTTACTTGCCCAATAACTTCGTTAGTTACAAAGCTGTCAAGCTGACTCCCATAGGCATTTCTTTTTACTTTAATATTCATTAACCCAAGATAGGACTCTCTTTCACCTTCTATTTCCTTTGCCAGCAGTATCATACCCGCACAAGTTCCATAGGTTGGCATACCCATTAATATACTTTCCCTAAGCTCTTCAATCATCCCTCTTTCTCTTAACAGCTTACCCATAGTGGTACTCTCACCACCTGGAAGAATGATCCCCTGAAGAGTCTTTAATTGCTCAGCATTTTTTACCTCAACTACTTCTACATCAAGAGCTTTTAAATGCTTTATATGTTCAATAACACCACCTTGAAGTGCCAACACCCCTATCCTCACGTTACCAGCCTCTCTCTGCATATCTATTACTAAGTTCTCTTACATCAAGGCCGTTCATAGGCTCTCCTAAATCCTCAGAAATTTCTGCAAGCACTTTAGCATCATTATAATAAGTTGTAGCAAGTACTATAGCCTTAGCTCTCTTCTCTGGATTTGCAGATTTAAATATTCCTGAGCCTACAAATACCCCTTCTGAACCAAGCTGCATCATAAGTGCTGCATCTGCTGGTGTTGCAATTCCCCCGGCTGCAAAATTTACCACAGGAAGTTTCCCCTCTTTCCAAACATACTTAACTAAATCGAAAGGTGCTGACATATCTTTTGCTATAGTCATAAGCTCTTGCTCAGGTGCATTCTTAATCTTTCTTATTTCTTCTACGATACATCTCATATGTCTTACAGCTTCAACTACGTTACCAGTTCCAGCTTCTCCTTTAGTTCTTATCATTGAAGCACCTTCTCCAATTCTTCTTAGTGCCTCTCCAAGATTTTTAGCTCCACATACAAATGGTATTTTAAAGTCCCTTTTGTTTATATGATAAGCCTCATCTGCAGGAGTTAATACTTCGCTCTCATCAATATAATCAATCCCTAGAGCTTCAAGAATTTGAGCCTCTACAAAATGTCCTATCCTAACCTTTGCCATAACAGGTATAGAAACTGCAGCCTTTATCTCCTTTATCATCATAGGATCTGACATTCTAGCAACTCCCCCCTGCTTTCTTATATCAGAAGGAACTCTCTCTAGTGCCATAACTGCACAAGCTCCAGCTTTTTCAGCTATTTCTG includes these proteins:
- a CDS encoding sensor histidine kinase, whose translation is MKKGIFSKMVAAYTIIVALSFFIIATVLSLWFQNYYFQQRKNQLESNAELIKPYAVDKFVTQDNNVTERDWEKILYILSTSSNADIWITDNNGFINQVSNKNHQQLIGKQVFQRDLDTLRLKQSVEIKGTYENILSTPSHIYIMPVIEDRSFIGSVIMITPLSQLKEPLKNVYRIIWFSALLAIIVSSIIIYHFSEKIILAPLAKINSVAKKISKGEVEKRVEIISNDEIGELAESFNSMADNIEKVENHRREFISNVSHEIRSPITSIKGFIGGILDGVIPKEKENYYLSIAYEEIQRLTRLVNDLLDLSAIEAGQFRLRIEELDINELIRITVIKFETKIKAKGLKVDVCFAEDNLYIAGDRDRLVQVLTNLVDNAIKYVSEGGNIKICTKTKGDKVLVTVFNDGPLISKEDISHIWDRFYKADKSRTAKMSTGLGLPIARNILTQLGEDIWVENREGEGVIFTFTLKRVK
- a CDS encoding response regulator transcription factor codes for the protein MEGSIGKVLIVDDDENICEVIKMYMDSAGYSTRVCYDGRAAQEMFLEYKPDLVILDIMLPHIDGIDVLKWIRREHETPVIMLTAKGETFDKVLGLELGADDYIVKPFEPKELLARAKAVLRRYNVDSINKEVLSFEDLVIDVNSYNVIYNGQEIKMPPKEFELLHYLANNKNRVFTREQLLCEVWGYDYPGDSRTVDVHVKRLREKLPGGINWQIETVWGVGYKFEVK
- a CDS encoding ribose-phosphate diphosphokinase, coding for MITHGKSIKIFTGNSHPELAQQIADMLGVPLGNSNVATFSDGEISVNINETVRGTDVFVVQSTNAPVNDNLMELLIMIDAFKRASAGRITAVIPYYGYARQDRKAKARDPITAKLVADLITAAGADRVLTMDLHAAQIQGYFDIPLDHLLGAPILAKYYIEKGFKDRDDVVVVSPDLGSVTRARKFADKLHAPIAIIDKRRPKANVSEIMNVIGDVQNKTVILVDDMIDTAGTIANAANVLRDMGAKEVYACCTHSVLSGPAIDKLENCAIKELTVLNTIKLPEEKNLEKINILSVAPVFAEAIRRIYEDVSVSKLFEE
- the glmU gene encoding bifunctional UDP-N-acetylglucosamine diphosphorylase/glucosamine-1-phosphate N-acetyltransferase GlmU, producing MYKCATILAAGEGKRMKSETPKVLHKVCGKEMVNHVIDIMRKAEMEEVNVIVGRGAEKVKAATEIKNVSYSLQDKQLGTGHAVMCASDFLKGKKGIVAIFTGDAPLIKEETVKNLLKFHEEGSFKATILTSVIENPGAYGRVIRNENNEVEKIVEAKDCNSEEAAVKEINAGMYCFDIESLLLSLSKLTNNNAQGEYYLTDVIGILKSEGAKVGAMVTEFEETIGVNSRVELAAVEKILRQRINKKHMENGVTIIDPDTTYIGSDVEIGQDTIIYPGNVIEGKTVIKENCMLYPNSRITDSTIESGVHIQSSVILESHIGENTTVGPYAYIRPESTIGKNARIGDFVEIKKSSIGDNTKVSHLTYIGDAEVGSACNFGCGTVVVNYDGKKKHKTIIGDNVFIGCNTNLVSPVKVNDNAYTAAGSTITEEVPEGALAIARERQTNIEGWVEKKGLKK
- the spoVG gene encoding septation regulator SpoVG gives rise to the protein MQITDVRIRKVAAEGKMKAIVSVTFDNEFVVHDIKVIEGQNGLFIAMPSRKTPDGEFKDIAHPINTQTRERIQSAILDEYEKVKNDEATVAEE
- the purR gene encoding pur operon repressor, giving the protein MDKFSRNQRVSAITKILLENPNKVITLNTFTELFNAAKSTISEDLIIVRETIARLSVGKVDTVAGASGGVRYTCGISEDESKSFAMELCNVLKEKDRIIPGNYIYMTDIMYNPQIIRKAGVILASKFNNLEVDYVVTVETKGIPLAFEVAKNLGVQLVIVRRDNKVTEGTTVSLNYVTGSTKRIQTMSLSRKSIKKGSKCVFIDDFMKAGGTALGIINLLKEFDSELLSIGVLIEDIETTEKLVPEYISIVEYSGLDDNGAAIVQPSNAFKK
- the murC gene encoding UDP-N-acetylmuramate--L-alanine ligase, which codes for MSFDFIKDKNTKVHFIGIGGISMSGLAEILLENGYKVSGSDRKASNITDKLSRQGAEIFIGHDADNIKDTNLVVYTAAISEDNPELIRAKELSLPLMDRAEFLGDIMKGHKYNVAVSGTHGKTTTTSMISHIIMKANLDPTILVGGELDLIDGNVRTGKSEYFITEACEYKASFLKFFPYIGVILNIEADHLDFYRDIYHIKDTFIEFTKLIPKDGYLVASAEDKVLKEVIPHANCNVITYGIEEGFIRAKNITYNDRGCASFEAYKGEEKLFDVHMNVPGRHNVLNALASVSTALCLNIDDKFISEGLEGFYGTHRRFEIKGTRNGVTVVDDYAHHPTEIKACLGAAKNYPHKRIFCVHQPHTYTRTITLFDDFANSFFDADEIILADIYAAREKFSSKVSSDMLGDAIRDKGLPCKNFHSFEEIVAYLETRLEEGDMLITVGAGDVYKIGEMYLANK
- the pdxT gene encoding pyridoxal 5'-phosphate synthase glutaminase subunit PdxT, which codes for MRIGVLALQGGVIEHIKHLKALDVEVVEVKNAEQLKTLQGIILPGGESTTMGKLLRERGMIEELRESILMGMPTYGTCAGMILLAKEIEGERESYLGLMNIKVKRNAYGSQLDSFVTNEVIGQVSNKEIPLVFIRAPYIMSTGNEVNIIHKVNDNIVAAREDNILVTSFHPELTNNLDFHRYFISMCANY
- the pdxS gene encoding pyridoxal 5'-phosphate synthase lyase subunit PdxS; protein product: MERYELNKNLAQMLKGGVIMDVVNPREAEIAEKAGACAVMALERVPSDIRKQGGVARMSDPMMIKEIKAAVSIPVMAKVRIGHFVEAQILEALGIDYIDESEVLTPADEAYHINKRDFKIPFVCGAKNLGEALRRIGEGASMIRTKGEAGTGNVVEAVRHMRCIVEEIRKIKNAPEQELMTIAKDMSAPFDLVKYVWKEGKLPVVNFAAGGIATPADAALMMQLGSEGVFVGSGIFKSANPEKRAKAIVLATTYYNDAKVLAEISEDLGEPMNGLDVRELSNRYAERGW